Proteins encoded within one genomic window of Congzhengia minquanensis:
- a CDS encoding mandelate racemase/muconate lactonizing enzyme family protein: protein MERKDINEMMQEHVNTYSSPSDLKITDMRVANIDGAPKHCPLIKIYTNQGIVGFGEVRDASSATYALMLKSRLLGENPLNVDKLFRRIKQFGGHSRQGGGVSGIEIALWDIAGKAWGVPLWQLLGGKFRDKVRMYCDTDVDGKHTGTDMGHALKKRMEKGFTFLKMDLGIELMLDEPGCLNAPLGFLEDIKKYSMKAINHQKGSVDRDMMLGKNYETFTIPHHATGIHLTQKGMDFLENYVKEVRDVIGYEVPLAIDHFGHINIEDCILFARRLEKYNIAWIEDIAPWHYTSHYVKIANSCSVPICTGEDIYLAKNFKPLLSSGGVSVVHPDVLTVGGAMEMKKLGNLCDKYGTAMAVHMAESPVACMAAIHCAAAVQNVLAVEFHSSDVTWWNDLAVGIDNPLIQNGFVNVPNKPGLGIDSLNEELIAQHLHEKYPGQWEPTEEWNNEWSNDREWS from the coding sequence ATGGAGAGAAAAGACATAAACGAAATGATGCAGGAACATGTCAACACCTATTCCTCGCCATCGGATTTAAAAATAACGGATATGCGTGTGGCAAATATCGACGGTGCGCCCAAGCATTGTCCTCTGATTAAAATTTATACCAATCAGGGCATTGTTGGCTTTGGCGAGGTACGGGACGCTTCCAGCGCCACCTATGCGCTGATGCTGAAATCACGGCTTTTGGGCGAAAATCCGTTAAATGTTGACAAGCTGTTCAGAAGAATAAAACAGTTTGGCGGCCACTCCCGCCAGGGCGGCGGCGTTTCCGGCATTGAAATTGCGCTTTGGGACATTGCAGGCAAGGCCTGGGGTGTTCCTCTCTGGCAGCTGTTGGGCGGAAAGTTCCGGGACAAGGTTCGCATGTATTGCGACACCGACGTGGACGGAAAGCATACGGGAACGGACATGGGGCATGCTTTAAAAAAACGCATGGAAAAAGGCTTTACCTTTTTAAAAATGGATTTAGGCATTGAACTAATGCTTGACGAGCCGGGATGTTTAAATGCACCGCTGGGATTTTTAGAAGATATAAAAAAATACTCCATGAAGGCCATTAACCATCAAAAAGGTTCTGTAGACAGGGACATGATGCTTGGCAAAAATTATGAAACGTTTACCATCCCTCACCACGCCACAGGAATTCACCTGACGCAAAAGGGCATGGACTTTTTAGAAAACTATGTAAAAGAAGTGCGGGACGTTATCGGCTATGAAGTTCCCCTTGCCATCGACCATTTTGGCCACATCAACATAGAGGACTGCATTTTGTTTGCCCGCCGGTTGGAAAAATATAATATCGCCTGGATTGAAGACATTGCCCCCTGGCACTACACCAGCCACTATGTAAAAATTGCAAATAGCTGCTCCGTGCCCATCTGCACCGGCGAAGACATCTATCTTGCGAAAAACTTCAAGCCGTTGCTGTCCTCCGGCGGCGTTTCGGTTGTGCACCCCGATGTTTTAACTGTGGGCGGGGCAATGGAAATGAAAAAGTTAGGAAATTTGTGCGATAAATATGGCACAGCAATGGCAGTCCACATGGCGGAAAGCCCTGTGGCATGTATGGCGGCAATCCATTGTGCGGCGGCAGTTCAAAATGTGCTGGCTGTGGAATTCCATTCTTCAGACGTGACCTGGTGGAACGATTTGGCCGTTGGAATTGACAATCCCCTAATTCAGAACGGGTTTGTAAACGTCCCCAATAAGCCAGGGCTGGGAATTGACA